In one window of Juglans regia cultivar Chandler chromosome 3, Walnut 2.0, whole genome shotgun sequence DNA:
- the LOC108990612 gene encoding clathrin light chain 2-like: MSSFDAYGIDGEEMNVNSSDRHFVDDEEENFTGGGYGSGSYSSFPAATGDFSGGFPADGDIAVDHASDSPVIFGFDDPNVSYSQSPFDQIHAENGNGYGVGENGADDDVFVSDGPVLPPPTEMEPEEGFALREWRRQNAIQLEEKEKREKEMRIQIIIEAEEYIQAFYEKRKVNVETNKANNREREKLSLANQEKFHKEADKQYWKAIADLIPYEVPNIEKKRGKKDQDKKPSITVVQGPKPGKPTDLSRMRQILVKLKHTPPPHMVTPPPAPAKDGKDGKGGKDAKNEKDAASNASGSAAVGEPALPTKDANSNSISHDSKQEVLANAEEPSAA, translated from the exons ATGTCTTCCTTCGACGCGTACGGCATCGATGGTGAGGAGATGAACGTGAACTCTTCTGATCGTCATTTCGTTGACGACGAGGAGGAGAACTTCACTGGCGGCGGTTACGGATCCGGATCCTACTCCAGCTTCCCAGCTGCCACAGGAGACTTCTCCGGAGGGTTCCCTGCGGACGGTGACATCGCCGTCGACCACGCCTCTGACTCTCCGGTGATCTTTGGATTTGATGATCCAAACGTTAGCTACTCCCAGTCTCCGTTCGATCAGATCCATGCGGAGAACGGAAATGGTTACGGTGTAGGTGAAAACGGCGCTGATGACGACGTTTTTGTCTCGGATGGGCCCGTGCTCCCACCGCCGACTGAGATGGAGCCCGAGGAAGGGTTTGCTCTTCGCGAATGGAGGCG TCAAAATGCCATTCAGCttgaggagaaggagaagagggagaaagaaatgagaatcCAGATTATCATAGAGGCTGAGGAGTATATACAAGctttttatgagaaaaggaAGGTCAATGTTGAGACTAACAAGGCTAACAACAGAGAAAGGGAGAAG TTATCCTTGGCTAATCAAGAGAAGTTTCATAAAGAGGCAGACAAACAGTACTGGAAAGCAATAGCGGATCTCATTCCTTATGAGGTCCCTAACATTGAGAAGAAGAGAGGTAAGAAAGATCAGGACAAGAAGCCCTCAATCACAGTTGTTCAGGGCCCAAAGCCTGGGAAACCCACTGATCTTTCAAGGATGCGCCAAATACTGGTGAAGCTAAAGCACACACCTCCTCCCCACATGGTAACCCCTCCACCTGCTCCTGCTAAGGATGGAAAAGACGGGAAGGGAGGAAAAGatgccaaaaatgaaaaagatgcgGCATCAAATGCAAGTGGATCTGCAGCAGTAGGAGAGCCCGCTTTGCCGACCAAAGATGCCAACTCTAACAGTATTTCACACGATTCCAAACAAGAAGTTCTTGCTAACGCTGAGGAACCGTCTGCAGCATAG
- the LOC108990611 gene encoding cold-responsive protein kinase 1-like: MSCSCFGASKVRRKERSAHHEIVENLHVNIKYFRYNELRLATDNFHPSNKLGRGGFGTVYKGTLKHGIEVAVKTLSAQSKQGLHEFLTEINTISNVRHPNLVELVGCCVEGSNRILVYEYAENNNLDRALLGSNSSKINLNWEKRSAICMGTARGLAFLHEELVPHIVHRDIKASNILLEKDFNPKIGDFGLAKLFPDDITHISTRIAGTTGYLAPEYALGGRLTMKADVYSFGVLLLEIVSGRSSAKENWGGTEKVLLEWAWQLYEEERLLEIVDPDMQEFPEEEVVRYMKVAFFCTQAAASRRPLMSQVVDMLSRNIRLNEKQLTAPGLFTDSGASSSKKESSSESTSYRMSSVPVTITQVTPR, from the exons ATGAGTTGTAGCTGCTTTGGGGCCTCAAAAGTCAGGCGGAAAGAGAGATCTGCTCATCACGAAATAGTAG AGAACTTGCATgtgaatattaaatatttccGCTACAATGAATTAAGATTGGCGACAGATAATTTTCATCCAAGCAATAAGTTAGGCCGAGGGGGTTTTGGAACCGTTTACAAG GGAACCCTAAAACATGGAATAGAAGTTGCTGTGAAGACACTTTCTGCCCAGTCGAAGCAGGGATTACATGAATTTTTGACGGAGATTAATACCATATCGAACGTCAGGCATCCAAACCTTGTTGAGTTGGTAGGCTGCTGTGTTGAAGGATCCAACCGAATTTTGGTCTATGAATATGCAGAAAATAACAACCTCGATCGTGCATTATTAG GTTCAAATAGTTCGAAGATCAACTTGAATTGGGAGAAAAGATCTGCTATTTGCATGGGAACTGCTAGGGGTCTTGCATTTCTTCATGAAGAACTTGTACCACATATTGTTCATAGAGACATTAAAGCTAGTAACATACTTCTCGAGAAAGATTTTAACCCAAAAATTGGAGACTTCGGGCTGGCTAAACTTTTCCCAGATGACATCACTCACATAAGCACAAGAATTGCGGGAACAAC TGGTTATTTAGCACCAGAGTATGCCTTGGGGGGTCGTTTAACCATGAAAGCTGATGTTTACAGTTTTGGAGTTCTTTTACTTGAAATTGTTAGCGGCAGAAGCAGTGCAAAGGAAAACTGGGGAGGGACGGAGAAAGTGCTTTTGGAATGG GCGTGGCAGCTCTATGAGGAAGAGAGACTTTTGGAGATTGTGGATCCAGATATGCAAGAATTTCCCGAGGAAGAAGTCGTTAGATACATGAAGGTAGCCTTTTTCTGCACCCAAGCAGCAGCAAGCCGAAGGCCACTGATGAGCCAGGTCGTCGACATGCTTTCGAGGAACATCCGGCTCAACGAGAAACAACTTACTGCTCCTGGCCTTTTCACAGATTCGGGGGCATCTTCCTCCAAAAAAGAGTCATCCTCCGAGAGCACCAGCTATCGGATGAGCTCAGTCCCAGTAACAATCACTCAAGTAACCCCTAGATGA